The following proteins are encoded in a genomic region of Gossypium hirsutum isolate 1008001.06 chromosome D05, Gossypium_hirsutum_v2.1, whole genome shotgun sequence:
- the LOC107906270 gene encoding heavy metal-associated isoprenylated plant protein 3 — MGEKKSGNKKGGDGDKKEKGSLTVVFKVDCLCEGCASKILKCVREFEGVETVKTESNSNKVTVTGAVDPTAIKENIVKKSKKKVDVIAPQPKKDDNKEDKKEKKPEKDKNQPSDNSKQEKKPKEAPLTTADLKVQLKCQCQGCILKIRKIISETKGVQELKVDTQKELVTVKGTMDVKALAEVLKDKLKKNVEIVLPKKEKDGNKEGGDNGAGSGTAGGGGGVGGGGKKKNKGGNAGGDGGNEANAVPSGGGGAKVEGNRMEFLVQPEYGYGYMPSYPGYMPSYPGYGYPGYGYGYGHPHPHGHGHCYPAYVPNYPVFVHPPHQMFNDENPNACAIL; from the exons ATGGGAGAG AAAAAGAGTGGTAACAAGAAAGGAGGAGATGGAGATAAGAAGGAAAAGGGTTCCTTAACTGTTGTTTTCAAAGTTGACTGTCTTTGTGAAGGTTGTGCTTCCAAAATCCTCAAATGCGTTCGTGAATTTGAAG GGGTGGAGACAGTGAAAACGGAGAGCAACTCAAACAAAGTGACAGTGACAGGAGCTGTGGATCCAACAGCCATCAAAGAGAACATCGTGAAGAAGTCTAAGAAGAAGGTTGACGTCATTGCTCCTCAGCCTAAGAAAGATGATAACAAAGAagacaaaaaagagaaaaaacctGAGAAAGACAAAAACCAGCCTTCTGATAATAGTAAACAAGAGAAAAAACCCAAAGAG GCTCCGTTGACGACGGCGGATTTGAAGGTGCAGCTGAAATGCCAGTGCCAGGGATGCATTCTAAAGATTCGCAAAATTATCTCTGAAACCAAAG GGGTGCAGGAGTTGAAAGTAGACACGCAGAAGGAGCTGGTCACGGTTAAGGGGACTATGGATGTTAAGGCCTTGGCCGAGGTTTTGAAAGACAAACTCAAGAAGAATGTTGAGATTGTGCTACCTAAGAAAGAGAAAGATGGCAACAAGGAGGGTGGCGACAATGGTGCTGGTAGTGGAACtgctggtggtggtggtggtgtggGTGGCGGCGGGAAGAAGAAGAACAAAGGTGGCAATGCTGGTGGAGATGGTGGAAATGAGGCTAATGCTGTTCCTTCTGGCGGCGGCGGTGCTAAGGTGGAAGGCAACAGGATGGAGtttttggttcaacctgaataTGGATATGGATACATGCCAAGTTACCCTGGCTACATGCCGAGTTATCCTGGATATGGATACCCGGGTTATGGGTACGGATACGGGCACCCACACCCGCATGGACATGGGCATTGTTACCCGGCCTATGTTCCGAACTATCCAGTGTTTGTTCACCCACCTCACCAGATGTTTAATGATGAGAATCCTAATGCTTGTGCCATTTTGTGA